TACTCATTATTCTTGTAATGTATTTTCTCGTTAGAAAAAAGTTGCTTAGTGCGTTGCTTCTAACAATTAATTACTACGGATCTCGTTATTTAAACAGTATGCTTAAACTATGGTACGAACGAGCAAGACCTGATGTCACGCAGCTTGTTACTGCAACTGGATATAGTTTTCCGAGCGGTCATACGATGAATGCTACTGCTTTTTTAGGATTTATTGCATACGTCACAATTACTGAAGAGCGTATTTCGTTGCATAAAAAATTGTTAATTATTCTTATAGCAAGCTTTGTTGTATTATCTATTTCAGTTAGCCGAATATATCTTGGCGTGCACTATCCATCTGACATATTAGCAGGATGGGCAGCCGGCGGTAGCTGGCTCGTTTTATGTGTTATATTCCATAAAACGTTTATAAAAAAAGAACCTATGTCATAATAGGTTCTTTTTTCATTGGCTCAACATGAATGTGTGCATGGTAAATTCCAAACTTTTTGCGAAGCATAGCTTCGATGTTGTCGGTAATACAGTGACTTTCTCCAACATCCATACGAGCATCTACTTCAATTGTAATATCAACGTACGTTTGATTCCCGTACATACGTGCTCGAATATCTACAATGTTTTCCACACCGCCAATATGCTCAATAGCATCAGCGTATTCTTCCATTTTATCAGGATCAATTCCATCTGTAAGCATATGAGAAGATTCTACGAAAATCTCCCATGCAGTTTTACAAATAATAAGACCGACAATTAAAGCGGCAATAGGGTCTAAAATAGGCATTTGGAACTGAGAACCGACAATACCTACTACAGTACCAATACTTACGAGTGCATCTGATAAGTTATCCTTTGCAGCGGCTTCTAATGATTTACTTTTTGTTCGTGCTGCAATTTTTTTCGTATACAAATACACGCAATACATAACGACAGCAGAAAATAAAGCAACCCATGCAGCGAGTACATTAGGCGCTGCGTGTTTCGGATTTAAGAAA
This genomic interval from Bacillus thuringiensis contains the following:
- a CDS encoding cation diffusion facilitator family transporter, whose translation is MDTLSHKEADKGAIVSIMAYIFLSSMKIIISYITLSSALRADGLNNLTDIGASLAILIGLKISRKPRDPDHPYGHSRAEQIASLVASFIMATVGLEVVISAIQSFLNPKHAAPNVLAAWVALFSAVVMYCVYLYTKKIAARTKSKSLEAAAKDNLSDALVSIGTVVGIVGSQFQMPILDPIAALIVGLIICKTAWEIFVESSHMLTDGIDPDKMEEYADAIEHIGGVENIVDIRARMYGNQTYVDITIEVDARMDVGESHCITDNIEAMLRKKFGIYHAHIHVEPMKKEPIMT
- a CDS encoding phosphatase PAP2 family protein, with the translated sequence MKRYRHLYLLSFTLLICFVVLSLSYHTACIENFDNIVAHFIQSFRNDYLTTYFTWVSFIGSKRIYFPLLIILVMYFLVRKKLLSALLLTINYYGSRYLNSMLKLWYERARPDVTQLVTATGYSFPSGHTMNATAFLGFIAYVTITEERISLHKKLLIILIASFVVLSISVSRIYLGVHYPSDILAGWAAGGSWLVLCVIFHKTFIKKEPMS